The genomic stretch TTGCCCGGCCAATCGTGTCGGGCCAGACGTGCGGTGGTCTCCTCGGCGAGAACATGGGGCCGGTCAGTAAGTTCGGCGTCGTAGCGTTGCAGGAAGTGCTGGGCGAGGGGCGGGATGTCTTCCGGCCGTTCTCGTAGCGGCGGCATGTGGATGGGGACGACGCGCAACCGGTAGAGCAGGTCTTCACGGAAGCTCCCATCGGCAACTGCAGTTTCGAGATCCCGGTGTGTTGCCGCGATCACCCGCACATCGACGTTTTCCGTCTGGCTTCCACCAACCGGCGAGACCTCACCGCTTTGCAGAACCCGTAGCAGTTTTGCCTGGAGTTCGGTCGGCATGTCGCCGATTTCATCCAGAAAGATCGTTCCGCCCGAGGCTTCGCGGAATCGACCCGCTCGCGCTTGTAGGGCGCCGGTGAAGGCGCCGCGCTCATGGCCGAAGAGTTCGCTTTCGAGCAGGTCGCGCGGAATCGCGGCGGAGTTCACGGTGACGAAGGGGCCGTCGGCCCGAGGGCTCGCCCCATGAATCGCGCGGGCGACGAGTTCCTTGCCGGTACCACTCTCGCCAGTCACCAGCACCGCGACATTTCCTCGTGCCACCCGGCCGATCGTCTTGAACACCTCGAGCAGAGAGGCGCTCAGGCCAACCAATCGTTCGCCGGGCGGGATCCGTCCAGAGACCTCCCGCCGCAGCGAGCGGACCTCGCTCTCCAGCGCGCGTGTGCGCAGGGTCTTGTCGACCAGTGGCAGGATCTCTTCCGTACTGAACGGTTTCGCGAGGTAGTCGAGGGCGCCTTCCTTCATGGCCTCGACGGCATTCTCGAGGGTGTTCTGCGCGGTGATGATGACCACCGCGACGTCGTTGCCGATCGACTTCACATGCCGCAACAGCTCGATGCCACTGGGGCCCGGCATGCGGATGTCGAAGAATGCGATCTCGAATGCCTGGCTGGCGAGCGCTTCGAGCGCTTCTTCGCCCGTCGCGACATCGACGACCTCGTGTCCCGCACTCTCCAGCGTTTCTCGCAGCACGAAGCGGATCGACTGCTCGTCGTCCGCCACCAGCACGCGGGCGCTCTCTTTCACTCCGGGCTCCTCTCCGGGGGCGCAGGCACGAGGGGCAGGGCAACTCGGACGCGGGTCCCCACGCCCTTCTCACTCTCGATGTCCAACGTTCCCTCGTGTTGCGCAATCCAATATTCGGCGACCGCA from bacterium encodes the following:
- a CDS encoding sigma-54-dependent Fis family transcriptional regulator yields the protein MKESARVLVADDEQSIRFVLRETLESAGHEVVDVATGEEALEALASQAFEIAFFDIRMPGPSGIELLRHVKSIGNDVAVVIITAQNTLENAVEAMKEGALDYLAKPFSTEEILPLVDKTLRTRALESEVRSLRREVSGRIPPGERLVGLSASLLEVFKTIGRVARGNVAVLVTGESGTGKELVARAIHGASPRADGPFVTVNSAAIPRDLLESELFGHERGAFTGALQARAGRFREASGGTIFLDEIGDMPTELQAKLLRVLQSGEVSPVGGSQTENVDVRVIAATHRDLETAVADGSFREDLLYRLRVVPIHMPPLRERPEDIPPLAQHFLQRYDAELTDRPHVLAEETTARLARHDWPGNVRELENAIKRALVLASGDVLAPEDFSFLERRAAATELEPSLPECLEERAIAETQAALESGEDDIYRGVLPRVERAVIETVLRETGGNQIKAAARLGINRNTLRKKIVDLEIDVPGRP